One Vicugna pacos chromosome X, VicPac4, whole genome shotgun sequence DNA window includes the following coding sequences:
- the DNASE1L1 gene encoding deoxyribonuclease-1-like 1 isoform X2 gives MDTLVLILARCDIMVLQEVVDPTGSAIPLLLRELNRLDDSGPYSSLSSPLLGRSTYKEKYVYIYRSHKTQVLDSYVYDDKDDLFAREPFVGQFSLPSKVLPSLVLVPLHTTPKAVEMELNALYDVFLDASQHWQSKDVILLGDFNADCGSLTQKRLDSLVLRTQAGFQWAIADGVDTTVRASTHCAYDRIILHGERCQGLLRSAAAFHFPSSFGLTEEEALNISDHYPVEVELNRAAHRLPCLSLATVLLPSLLLLPLLPPQLGLVA, from the exons ATGGACACCTTAGTTCTG ATCCTGGCTCGCTGTGACATCATGGTGCTCCAGGAGGTGGTGGACCCGACTGGCAGTGCCATCCCCCTTCTGCTTCGAGAGCTCAATCG ATTGGATGACTCTGGGCCCTACAGCTCCCTGAGCAGTCCCCTGCTGGGGCGCAGCACGTACAAGGAGAAGTATGTGTACATCTACCG GTCTCACAAGACGCAGGTCCTGGATTCCTATGTGTACGATGATAAGGATGACCTCTTTGCCCGGGAGCCCTTTGTTGGCCAGTTCTCTTTGCCCAGCAAGG TCCTTCCCAGCCTGGTGCTGGTCCCGCTGCACACCACTCCGAAGGCTGTGGAGATGGAGCTGAATGCCCTGTACGACGTGTTTCTGGATGCCTCCCAGCACTGGCAAAGCAAG gaTGTGATCCTGCTTGGGGACTTCAATGCTGACTGCGGTTCACTGACCCAAAAGCGCCTGGACTCCCTAGTCCTCCGGACGCAGGCAGGCTTCCAGTGGGCGATTGCGGATGGGGTGGACACGACAGTGCGGGCCAGCACCCACTGCGCCTACGACCGCATCATACTGCACGGGGAGCGCTGCCAGGGCCTGCTGCGCTCCGCAGCTGCCTTCCACTTCCCCAGCAGCTTTGGGCTCACCGAGGAGGAG GCCCTCAACATCAGCGACCACTACCCTGTGGAGGTGGAGCTGAACCGGGCGGCGCACAGGCTGCCGTGCCTCAGCCTGGCCACGGTGCTGCTGCcatcgctgctgctgctgccactctTGCCCCCACAGCTGGGCCTGGTGGCCTGA
- the EMD gene encoding emerin: MDDYAGLSDAELAAVLRQYNIPHGPVVGSTRKLYEKKIFEFETQRRRLSPPNSSASPFSYRFSDLDAASVDSDMYDLPKKEDALLYQSKGYNDDYYEESYLSTRTYGEPESVGTSKGFRQPAASLSDADTFHHQVRDDSLFSSEEEGKDRERPVYGRDSAYQSIAHYRPVSNVSRSSLGLSYYPTSSSTSPVSSSSSPPPSWLTRRAIRPEKQAPGAGLGQERQVPLWGQMLLFLVFAAFLLFVYYSMQAEDGNPFWADP, encoded by the exons ATGGACGACTACGCGGGCCTGTCGGACGCCGAGCTAGCCGCCGTGCTGCGCCAGTACAACATCCCGCACGGGCCTGTCGTGG GTTCCACGCGCAAGCTCTACGAAAAGAAAATCTTCGAGTTTGAGACTCAGAGGCGGAGGCTCTCGCCCCCGAACTCGTCCGCATCCCCTTTCTCCTATCGGTTCTCGG ACTTAGATGCGGCGTCCGTGGACTCGGATATGTACGATCTGCCCAAGAAAGAGGACGCTTTACTTTACCAGAGCAAGG GCTACAACGATGACTACTACGAGGAGAGTTACTTAAGCACCAGGACTTACGGGGAGCCTGAGTCTGTAGGCACATCCAAGGGCTTCCGCCAGCCCGCCGCTTCACTCTCAGATGCTGACACCTTCCACCACCAG GTTCGCGATGACAGTCTTTTCTCTTccgaagaagaaggcaaggatag GGAGCGCCCCGTGTATGGTCGGGACAGTGCCTACCAGAGCATCGCACACTACCGCCCCGTTTCCAACGTCTCCAGAAGCTCCCTGGGCCTGTCCTATtaccccacctcctcctctacctctccagtgtcctcatcTTCATCTCCCCCACCTTCGTGGCTCACGCGCCGTGCCATCCGGCCCGAAAagcaggcccctggggctggtcTGGGTCAGGAGCGCCAGGTCCCACTCTGGGGTCAGATGCTACTGTTCCTGGTCTTCGCTGCCTTCCTGCTCTTTGTTTACTACTCCATGCAGGCCGAGGATGGCAACCCCTTCTGGGCGGACCCCTGA
- the DNASE1L1 gene encoding deoxyribonuclease-1-like 1 isoform X1 → MDTLVLILARCDIMVLQEVVDPTGSAIPLLLRELNRRLDDSGPYSSLSSPLLGRSTYKEKYVYIYRSHKTQVLDSYVYDDKDDLFAREPFVGQFSLPSKVLPSLVLVPLHTTPKAVEMELNALYDVFLDASQHWQSKDVILLGDFNADCGSLTQKRLDSLVLRTQAGFQWAIADGVDTTVRASTHCAYDRIILHGERCQGLLRSAAAFHFPSSFGLTEEEALNISDHYPVEVELNRAAHRLPCLSLATVLLPSLLLLPLLPPQLGLVA, encoded by the exons ATGGACACCTTAGTTCTG ATCCTGGCTCGCTGTGACATCATGGTGCTCCAGGAGGTGGTGGACCCGACTGGCAGTGCCATCCCCCTTCTGCTTCGAGAGCTCAATCG CAGATTGGATGACTCTGGGCCCTACAGCTCCCTGAGCAGTCCCCTGCTGGGGCGCAGCACGTACAAGGAGAAGTATGTGTACATCTACCG GTCTCACAAGACGCAGGTCCTGGATTCCTATGTGTACGATGATAAGGATGACCTCTTTGCCCGGGAGCCCTTTGTTGGCCAGTTCTCTTTGCCCAGCAAGG TCCTTCCCAGCCTGGTGCTGGTCCCGCTGCACACCACTCCGAAGGCTGTGGAGATGGAGCTGAATGCCCTGTACGACGTGTTTCTGGATGCCTCCCAGCACTGGCAAAGCAAG gaTGTGATCCTGCTTGGGGACTTCAATGCTGACTGCGGTTCACTGACCCAAAAGCGCCTGGACTCCCTAGTCCTCCGGACGCAGGCAGGCTTCCAGTGGGCGATTGCGGATGGGGTGGACACGACAGTGCGGGCCAGCACCCACTGCGCCTACGACCGCATCATACTGCACGGGGAGCGCTGCCAGGGCCTGCTGCGCTCCGCAGCTGCCTTCCACTTCCCCAGCAGCTTTGGGCTCACCGAGGAGGAG GCCCTCAACATCAGCGACCACTACCCTGTGGAGGTGGAGCTGAACCGGGCGGCGCACAGGCTGCCGTGCCTCAGCCTGGCCACGGTGCTGCTGCcatcgctgctgctgctgccactctTGCCCCCACAGCTGGGCCTGGTGGCCTGA
- the RPL10 gene encoding large ribosomal subunit protein uL16 — translation MGRRPARCYRYCKNKPYPKSRFCRGVPDAKIRIFDLGRKKAKVDEFPLCGHMVSDEYEQLSSEALEAARICANKYMVKSCGKDGFHIRVRLHPFHVIRINKMLSCAGADRLQTGMRGAFGKPQGTVARVHIGQVIMSIRTKLQNKEHVIEALRRAKFKFPGRQKIHISKKWGFTKFNADEFENMVAEKRLIPDGCGVKYIPNRGPLDKWRALHS, via the exons ATGGGCCGCCGCCCCGCCCGGTG TTACCGGTACTGTAAGAACAAGCCATACCCAAAGTCACGCTTCTGCCGAGGTGTCCCTG ATGCTAAGATCCGCATCTTTGACCTGGGGCGGAAGAAGGCAAAAGTGGATGAGTTCCCACTCTGTGGCCACATGGTGTCAGATGAATATGAGCAGCTTTCCTCTGAAG CCCTGGAGGCTGCCCGTATCTGTGCCAACAAGTACATGGTGAAAAGCTGTGGCAAAGATGGTTTTCATATTCGAGTGCGGCTCCACCCCTTCCACGTAATCCGCATCAACAAGATGTTGTCCTGTGCTGGAGCTGACAG GCTCCAGACGGGTATGCGGGGTGCCTTTGGAAAGCCCCAGGGCACAGTGGCCAGGGTCCACATTGGCCAAGTCATCATGTCCATCCGCACCAAGCTGCAGAACAAGGAGCATGTGATTGAGGCCCTGCGCAGGGCCAAGTTCAAGTTCCCCGGCCGCCAGAAG ATCCACATCTCAAAGAAGTGGGGATTTACCAAGTTTAATGCAGATGAATTTGAAAACATGGTGGCAGAAAAGCGGCTCATCCCAGATGGCTGTGGGGTCAAATACATCCCGAATCGTGGCCCCCTGGACAAATGGCGGGCCCTGCACTCATGA